In Glandiceps talaboti chromosome 16, keGlaTala1.1, whole genome shotgun sequence, a single window of DNA contains:
- the LOC144447411 gene encoding inverted formin-2-like, with product MAGTNDMLSRHDDEVVDFATTNLDNSEPELCIQLLHMPNVQNYAGIKGRIQKSDFEWMSQFVFLDGIVLLIEALQRLIEDSDTADEVTAECVGCIRAVLNTKHGLRKFMDNTNNNGYMEILALTLSLPNQEMKKMVMEILSVSVWFSSTAYNSVINALTYYKSRKQLKSRFSVIISELKNSGLLIYKSTLLVFINSVIYATDDIMERTQLRNELITLGLLDVLEYLRKEDDNIICIQRERFYESKEDDDLEMLEIDFASNGAKGISHERFSEELVKKVSEPKQRQGNVTVMGGVDEVDGFVPTVLDDGGFIDNLWSDICRGVFKKI from the exons ATGGCTGGAACTAACGATATGCTATCACGTCATGATGATGAAGTTGTCGACTTCGCAACCACAAATTTGGATAACAGTGAACCTGAACTTTGCATCCAACTTCTGCACATGCCCAATGTACAGAACTACGCAGGCATCAAAGGAAGGATCCAAAAGAGTGATTTTGAATGGATGTCTCAGTTTGTATTTTTGGATGGTATTGTGTTGTTAATTGAAGCACTGCAAAGACTTATTGAAGACAGTGACACGGCTGACGAAGTTACCGCGGAATGCGTTGGTTGTATCAGGGCCGTGCTAAACACAAAACATGGACTTCGTAAATTTATGGATAACACCAATAACAACGGATATATGGAAATTCTGGCTCTAA CTCTGAGTTTACCTAACCAAGAAATGAAGAAGATGGTAATGGAGATATTATCTGTATCCGTGTGGTTTTCCTCCACAGCATACAATTCAGTTATCAATGCACTCACCTACTATAAG AGTCGCAAACAACTAAAGAGTCGTTTCAGCGTTATCATCAGTGAACTCAAAAACAGCGGATTATTAATTTACAAATCAACTTTGTTAGTGTTTATAAACAGTGTGATATATGCCACAGACGACATTATGGAAAGAACACAACTACGAAATGAACTCATTACATTGGGTTTACTTGACGTTCTCGAATACTTGCG GAAAGAAGATGAtaatattatttgtattcagAGGGAGAGGTTCTATGAGTCGAAGGAGGACGATGACCTGGAAATGTTAGAAATCGATTTTGCGAGTAATGGTGCAAAGGGTATATCACAC GAGAGATTTTCAGAGGAACTTGTCAAGAAGGTATCAGAACCGAAACAGCGACAGGGTAACGTAACAGTAATGGGAGGCGTGGATGAAGTTGATGGTTTTGTACCAACCGTTCTCGACGATGGTGGTTTTATTGATAATCTATGGAGCGATATTTGTAGG GGTGTTTTCAAGAAGATATGA
- the LOC144447471 gene encoding retinol dehydrogenase 14-like produces MLDFLVSRFRRIVHAKMSLAGRVYLVTGSTDGIGRHTAIRLAQAGGTVLVHGRNRVKGEKVVEEIKTATGNPNVELFIADFSSLEHVRQLSRDIHERHSRVDVLINNAGTWENQRCLSQDGFEMTFACNVLAPFLLTSLLLDLIPKGRVDSRIVIVSSITQTYKLDFTNLQHERDFTGFSAYAQSKLCNIMFSYELADRLRPLGITVNCCDPGTVNTNMLLKSYGPIGIPIEQADNEFYLTTDPKFTGVTGKYFVQLQDTQSASISYDIKTRRRLWQIMEQMTGTSFP; encoded by the coding sequence ATGTTGGATTTTCTGGTGTCACGTTTTCGTCGTATCGTACACGCTAAAATGTCGTTGGCAGGCCGAGTTTATCTTGTGACAGGATCGACCGATGGCATAGGGAGACACACGGCGATTCGATTGGCACAGGCCGGCGGAACAGTGTTGGTGCACGGACGAAATCGAGTCAAGGGTGAGAAGGTCGTTGAGGAAATCAAAACGGCCACGGGCAATCCAAATGTTGAACTTTTCATTGCCGACTTTTCGTCGCTTGAACATGTTCGTCAGCTGTCAAGAGATATCCACGAACGACACAGTCGAGTTGATGTCCTGATCAACAATGCTGGAACGTGGGAGAATCAACGTTGTCTCTCACAGGATGGGTTTGAAATGACGTTTGCTTGCAACGTTTTAGCACCCTTCCTTCTCACTTCACTGCTACTTGACCTCATACCGAAAGGTCGCGTAGACAGTCGAATCGTCATTGTCAGTTCCATCACACAAACCTACAAGTTAGATTTCACAAATCTACAACACGAGAGGGACTTTACTGGCTTCTCCGCCTATGCGCAGTCAAAACTGTGTAATATTATGTTCAGCTACGAGCTAGCCGATCGACTCCGCCCATTAGGCATCACGGTGAATTGTTGCGATCCGGGAACTGTCAACACGAACATGCTGTTGAAAAGTTACGGGCCTATCGGAATCCCCATAGAACAAGCCGACAACGAATTCTATTTGACAACTGACCCAAAGTTTACTGGTGTTACCGGCAAATACTTTGTTCAGCTACAGGATACTCAGTCAGCGAGTATTTCGTACGATATCAAAACAAGACGTCGACTGTGGCAAATAATGGAACAGATGACAGGCACAAGTTTTCCTTGA